Genomic window (Streptomyces sp. RerS4):
CTCAACACCGCCGGCTACCAGATGGACTCCAACGAATCACCGTTCCATGACGCCGCACTGCCGTTGAAAGCCGTCCTCCGGCTCGGCGACGGCGCGGGCCCGCCGAGCTGGCGACTGGACGGCATCTGATGCGAACCCGAATGAAGGAGAACCCCCGCATGTCACAGACCTACGCACCCCCCGGCCAGTTGTGGATCCTGCCGCAATCGGAGCAGGAAGGGCTGGACGTCGACCACCGGCAGGTGATCGAGGTCGTCGAGCAGGCGTACCGCGCGCTGCGTGAAGGTGGCTCGAACAACCCGGTCAAGACGATCATCGACGACCCCGAACACCGCTCACTGAGCTACTCGATGGTGGCCAGGGACGGCGGCAGCGGCACCGTCTGCTTCAAGGCCGTCTACGAGTTCGATCCGCGCCGCACCCGGGACGCCTACCGGTTCCACTCGTTCGTCTTCCTCGTCGACGACACCACCGGAGCCCCCATCGCGTTGATGGACGTGGTGAAGCTCGGTCCCCTGCGGTCCTCGGCGACCACCGCGCTGTTCGCCCGCGCGGCCTGCCCCGACGCACGCACCGCCCTGGTCGTCGGTACGGGCGTCCAGGGGCAGATGGCGCTGCCGATGCTGGTCGCGGCCATGCCGAAGCTGGAGCGTTTGCAGGTGTTCGGCACCTACCCCGAGGGTCTGCGCGCCGTCCAGGACAGCGTCGAAGGCCGCGAGGTCGAGATCGTGAAGGATCTCCGGGAAGCCGCCGGCGAGGCCGACATCGTGATCGGCGCCGCCGGCCTGTCCGTCACGGAGGAGGTCCGGCGCGAGTGGATGAAGCCCGGGTCTGTCGCCGTGCTGCTCGGGTACGGCGTGCACGCCGACGTGTGCCACGGCGCGGACTACCGGATCGCCACCGACACCGCCCAGATGCACGCCACCTGCGAAGACCTGCGGGGCGAGGACGGCAGCCTGCCGTCCGTGGACGCCCAGCTGCCGGACGTCCTGCTCGGCCGGGTACCCGCCCGACGCCATCCGGACGACGTGGTTTTCGCCTACAACAGCGGTATGGCGGTCACCGACGCCGCGCTGGGCCGGTACATAGCCGACCTGGCGCTGGCGAGCGGGCGCGGGGACAAGGTCAACTTCTGGTGAGTACAGACACGACCGACACGACCGACAGCGCCGGCGCGACCGACAGGGCCGGCACGACCGGAACCGGCGCCGCCTGGTGGGTCACGAACTCGCGGGCGCTGCTCAAGCTCGCGTTCCCGTTGATCCTGACCAACTTCGCCTACGTCGCGCTGACCACCGTGGACATCGTGATGCTCGGCAGGCTCGGCGCGGTCGAGATCGCCGCCGCCGGTCTGGCCATCGCACTGTTCAACCAACTCCGCACCACCGGCACGGGCCTGGTCACCGGCGTCAGCAACCTGGTGGCCGAGGCCCGGGTACGGGAGGACCGGGAACGGATCGGCGCGGTGCTGTTCGCCGGGCTCTTCTGGGCGACCGTGTGCGGCGTGCTGTTCTGCGCGGCGCTGCTGCTGGTCGGCCCGCTGCTCGTCCTGCTGGGTCAGGACCCGACGGTGGTCGACAAGGCGGGCGAGTTCCTGATGGTCATGGCGCCGGGCATGCTGCCCTGCCTGTGGTTCCAGGCCCTGCGGCACTTCACCACCGGCCTCAAGCGGCCCGGCCCGCTGCTCGCCATCACCCTGGCCTCGGTCGGTGTGACCATCGCCCTGAACTACGTGTTGATCTACGGCGCGTTCGGCCTGCCGGCCTTCGGATTCGTCGGCGTCGCGATCGCCACCGTCACGGTGTTCCTGCTGTCCTTCCTGGCGTTCATCGCGGTGATCCTGCGTGACGACGTCCTGCGCCCGTACCTCACCTCGCCCGACGCGCGGCGCTGGAACGGGGACGCGGTCCGGTCCGTCTGGCGTCTCGGCCTGCCGATCTCGGGCACCTACGCCTCGGAGGCCGGGTTCTTCAGCGTGCTCACCCTGATCATCGGCTCCTTGGGCGCACACGCGCTGGCCGCGCAGACGGTGCTGAACCAGATCGTCTACATCGTCTTCATGATCTCCGCCGGCCTGTCGCACGCGGCGTCGATCCACATCAGCGAGGCCGACGGCCGCGACGACTACGTGACGGCACGCAGGATGGGGCTCCTCGGCACGGCCTGGGGCGTGATCGCGACACTCGTGGTCGCCGTCGTGTACCTCGTGATCCCGAACCCGATCGTGTCTCTGTTCATCTCGGCCGAGCACGCCGGGAACGCGGACATCATCGCGCTGACCGTCACCGGTCTGCTGATCGCCGCCCTCATGCAGGTCTTCGACGCCACGCAGAACATCGGCAACGGCATCCTGCGCGGCATCGGCGACACGGCCGGGCCGTTCCGGATTTCCCTCGTCGGCTACTGGCTGATCGGGCTGCCCGCGGGCTACCTGCTCGGAGTGACCGCCGACCAGGGCGTCGAGGGCGTCTGGATCGGCCAGACCATCGGCCTCGCCGCCACCGCCGCCATCCTCCTGGTCGCCTTCCTGCGCCGCGTCGGCCGGCTGCACCGAGCGTCGGCCGGCGCACCCGTCCCGGAATCGGAGCCGTCATGAACCCCGTCCTCACACCGGCCACTTCGGCCTCCTTGATACGCGGGGAAGTGGCGGGCCTGCCCAGCTACGATCCCGGCGCCGACCCGGACCGGGTGGCCGCCCTCAGCGGCGCCCGTCGCGTGATCAAACTCTCCAACAGCGAGAGCCCGTACGGCATCTCCCCGGCGGTGACCGAAGCCGTACGCCGGTATCTGGCCGGCGGGGTCTCCCGCTACCCCGATCCCACGGGCAGGCGCCTGACCGAGGCCATCGGGAGGAGCCTGGACGTGCCCGCCGAGCGCGTCGTGCTCGGAAACGGCTCGGAGAACATCCTGGAGCTGCTGTGCCAGGCCGTGCTCGATCCCGGTGACCTGGTGGTCACCCAGGCGCCCGGGTTCAGCCTGCACGAGATCTTCCCCCGGGTCATGGGTGCCCGGGTCGAAAAGGTTCCGGTCACCGACGGGTTCGGATTCGACGCGACCGCCTGGCGTGACGCGCTGGCCGCGGGCCCGAAGCTCGTCTTCCTCGCCAACCCGTGCAACCCCACCGGTGCGATGCTCAGCGCGGGGCAGCTGGAGCAAGTCCTGGCCGGCACCCCGGAGTCGGCGCTGCTGGTGCTCGACGAGGCGTACGGCGAGTTCGCCCGGCCCAACCCGGAGTACCCCGACGGGCTGGAGGCCCTGCGCGCGCTGGACCGGCCGTGGATCGTGCTGCGCACCTTCTCCAAGGCCTACGGCCTGGCGGGTCTGCGGGTCGGCTACGGCATCGCCTCCGACACGGCGCTGATCCAGGCACTGGACCGGGTCCGTACCCCGTACAACGTCAACCAGCCGGCCCAGGTCGCCGCCGTCGCCGCGCTGGGTGACCAGGCGCACCTGGCCGACACGGTCCGCCGGACCGGCCGGGAGATCGCCAGGATCGCCGACCGGTTGCGCGGCGCCGGACTGCGTGTCGTCCCGTCGTCGACCAACTTCCTCTTCATCGACACCGGTCGCCGCTCCGACCGGGTCGCCCAGGAGCTGCACCGCGCCGGAATCATCGTCAAGGCGTGGCGCGAGCCGGGATACGAGAACCACATCCGAGCCTCCCTGTCGACCCCCGAGGAGAACGACCTCTTCGTGACGTGTCTGACGGAGATCTGCGCGAAGGGCAAGTCATGATCAAGAGCAAAGTGTCCGAGCTCATCGGACGAACGCCGCTGCTCGAACTGAAGGTTCCGGACGGTTCGGCGACCGTCCTGCTGAAGATGGAGCAGTACAACCCCACCGGAACCGCCAAGATCCGGATGGCCAGGAACATGGTGGACGAGGCGGAGGCGGCGGGGCGGCTCACCCCCGGCGGGTGGCTGGTCGAGTCCACCTCCGGGAACACCGGGCTCGGCCTGGCGCTCATCGCCGCCGAGCGCGGCTACAAGTTCACCGCCGTCGTGGACAACCACTCCAGCACGGACAAGCTGCGCGGCATGCTGGCCTACGGGGCCGACATCCTCAACGTGGCCGGGGACGAGGAGGGCCTCGCCACCGCCGAACGCGACACCGTGGCCGAGCGCCTCGCGGCCGAGCACGGCGCGTACTGGACCGCGCAACACCGCAACGAGGGGAACCCCAACGGCTACCGGCCCCTCGCCCGCGAACTGCACGACGACCTGGGCGACGGCATCCACTACCTGTACGGGGCCGTCGGCACCGGCGGTTCGCTCTGCGGCACCGGCCGCGTCCTGCGGGAACGCATCCCGGACCTGAAGATCATCGGTGTCGAGCCGGTGGGGTCCGTCGTCTTCGGCGGGAAGGGCGCGCCGTACCACCAGTCCGGCACCGGTACGCCCGAGGGCTCGGAGATCGGCGGCGTCGTCGACTACGACCTGTTCGACGAGGGCGTGAAGGTCAGCGACTCGGAGGCTTTCGAGACCTGCCGCTACCTGGCCCGGAACTTCGGCGTCCTGATCGGCGGTTCGGCGGGCGGCGTGGTCTACAAGGCGTTGGAGCGGGCCCAGAGCGCGGGGCCGGACGCCACCATCGTCGTGCTGGTCTGCGACGGCGGCGACAAGTACCTGGACACCGTGTTCAACGACGACTGGATGGCGGAGCACGGCCTGCACGACGAACAGGTCGTCCACCGGCTGGCCGCGATGTTGCGGTGACTCCCGCCCGTCCTGCTGTCCTCTCATCCGAAAGTGGTACCTTCCAGCTAATGAAAACGAAAATGATTACCACCGTCTTTACGGCTCTGGCGCTGTTCGCGGCCACGGGGTGCGCCGGCGACGGGTCTTCCGATGCCGACGGGAAGACGAAGGCGAAGGCGACGGCGACGAGCGCGACGACGTACCCGTTCACCCTCAAGAACTGCGGCACCGACGTGACCTACAAGGCCGCGCCGAAGAAGGCCGTCACCCTGAACCAGACGGCCGCCGAGATCCTCATCCACCTGGGGGTGGGTGACCGGATCGCCGGAACGGGCTACGAGATCGAGAAGACGCCGGACGCGATCGGCGCGCAGTACAAGAAGATCCCGCTCCTGTCCCCGCGCGGGCAGGAGATCAAGCACGAGAAGCTGCTGGAAGCGCAGCCGGACTTCGTCTACGGCTCCTTCGCGAGCATGTTCACCGCGGAGCAGTCCGGCGACCGCAAGCAGCTGCACGACCTGGGCGTGCCGACCTACCTCACCGAGTTCGACTGCTCGTTCCACGAAAGCGTGGCCAACGCGAACTTCGACATGCTGTTCGAGGAGTACCGCCGGCTGGGCAGGATCATGGGCGTGCCGGCCGCCGGAGAGAAGCTGGCGACCGAACAGCGGGCCGTGGTGGACAAGGCGCTGAGCACCGTCAAGAAGCGGGACACACCGCTGAAGGTGATGTGGTTCTACTCCACCTACGAGGGCACTCCCTGGGCCGCGGGCCCCGGTGGTCTGCCGCAGCACATCTCGGAACTCGCCGGAGTCCAGAACATCTTCGCCGACGCGAAGACCAAGTGGGCGGAGGTGAGCTGGGACGCGGTCGCCGCCCGCAATCCCGACGTCATCATCCTGGCCGACCTGACCCGGGGCGAACCCAACGACACCGCCAAGGAGAAGATCGACCTGCTCAAGAAGGACCCCCTCACCAGCAAGCTCGCCGCGGTGCAGGGCGATCGGTTCATATCCCTCCCCGGCTCGCACATGGATCCCGGCTACGGCAGCGCGTCCGTGGTTCCCGCGCTGGTCGACGGCCTGAACAAGCTCGGCTGACCCCGAACCACCATGATGAACAGTTCACACAGCACTGCCGCGCGCACCGGGAATCCGATCACCACCCGTGAGAAGGTCCCGGTGCGCCGGCGGCGCGCCCCCACAGCGGCGCTCTACTTCCTGGCCGCAGCCGGACTGTTGGTGTCGGTCGTCGCCGCGTCGCTCTTCGGCAGTGCGGACATCCGGCCCCTCGACGTCGTCTCCACGATCCTGAGGCACGTCGGTCTGGGCGGCGTGGCCCCCACCGCGCCACTTCCCGGGCTGCTGGACGCCCTGATCTGGGAGTCGCGCTTCCCACGGGTGTTGCTGGCCGCCGCCGTCGGCATGGCCTTGGCGGTCTCGGGCGCGGTCCTGCAGGCGGTCACCAGGAATCCCCTGGCCGACCCCTACCTCCTGGGAGTCTCCTCCGGCGCCTCCACCGGCGCGGTCGCCGTGCTCCTGCTGGGCATCGGCGGCAGCGTCTCCCTCTCGACCGGAGCGTTCGTCGGCGGCCTGGTCTCCTTCGGCCTGCTGCTGGTCCTCCTCGGTGGGGGGCGCGTGGCCAGTCCTTCCCGCGTCGTGCTGACCGGCGTACTCGTCTCGCAGTTCTTCGCCGCGGTCACCTCGGTCATCCTCATGGTCAGCGGGGACGCGAACTCCACCCGGGGCTTCACCTACTGGCTGCTCGGCACCCTCGGGGGCGCCCGGTGGGAGGGGGTGACCGGCACCGTCCTGATCATCCTGATCGGCGTGGTCGCCGTGCAGTTCTTCGCGCCCGCCCTCGACGCCTTCACGTTCGGGTGGGACTCCGCGGCCGCGCTGGGAATCAACGTCACCGCGGCCCGCGTCTGGCTGATGGTGCTGACCTCGGTCATCACGGCGGCCGCCGTGGCGGCCTCCGGCGCGATCGGCTTCATCGGGCTGCTCGTCCCGCATGCCGTCCGCATCCTGGCAGGCCCGGCGCACCGCTCCCTGCTTCCTCTGTCCGCGATCGTCGGCGCCGTCTTCCTCATCTGGGTGGACGTGTTCGCCCGGACGGCGTTCTCGCCCCACGAGCTGCCCGCCGGCGTCATCACCGCGCTGCTCGGCGCGCCCGCCTTCGCGCTGGTCCTGAAGCGTCTGGAGTCCTGATGGGCCGCATCACCACCACCCGGCTCTCCTGGTCGGTCAAAGGCCACCGACTTCTCGACACCATCGACATGGCGGCCCCGGACGGGAAGATCGTCGGTCTCCTCGGGCCCAACGGCTCGGGCAAGTCGACACTGCTGCGCCTGCTCGCCGGACTGCGCCGCCCCGACACCGGAACCATCCACTACGACGACACCCGCCTGGACGACCTCAGCCGCCGGGTGGTGGCCCGCCGGCTCGCCGTCGTCGAACAGGACGTGTCCGCCCACCACCACGTCAGCGTCCGCCAGGTCGTGGAACTCGGCCGCACCCCGTTCCGCGGCCGTTTCGACGCGATGACCGAGCACGACCGGCGGGTCGTCGACGCCGCGTTGGAGCGGACCGACATCACCGACAGACAGCACCGGAGCTGGCACTCCCTGTCCGGAGGCGAGAAACAGCGCGCCCAGCTCGCCCGCGCCCTCGCCCAGGAGCCGCGGGAGATCCTGCTCGACGAACCCACCAACCATCTCGACATCCGCCACCAGCTCGAACTCCTCGACCTGTTGACGTCCCTGGACGTCACCTGCGTCGTCGCCCTGCACGACCTCAACCTCGCCGCCCGATACTGCGACCACATCGTCGTCCTCGACCACGGACAGGTGGCCGCGGCGGGCGCCCCGGAGGCCGTGCTGACACCGGACCTGATCAAGGCGGTCTACGGTGTCAACGTGCTCATCGACCGCGAACACACCACCGACACCCTCCGCATCACCTACCTGGCCGCCACCGCCACGCGAACGACTGCCGGGCAGGCGATGCGACTCGATCCTCAGTAGGGCTCAGCCGACGCCGCCGCTCACCACCGCGGCGGCGTCGGCCGGTCCCGTGCGGCTGCCGACGTACTCCGCCAGGTGCTCGCCCGTCAGCGTGGAACGGGCGGCGACCAGCTCGGCGGGCGTGCCCTCGAAGACGATCTGCCCGCCGTCGTGGCCGGCGCCGGGCCCCAGATCGATGATCCAGTCGGCGTGCGCCATGACCGCCTGGTGGTGCTCGACCACGATGACCGACTTGCCGGAGTCAACGAGCCGGTCCAGCAGCGCGAGCAGGTGCTCGACATCGGCCAGGTGCAGCCCGGTCGTCGGCTCGTCCAGGACGTACACGCCGCCCTTCTCACCCATGTGGGTGGCCAGCTTCAGCCGCTGCCGCTCGCCGCCGGACAGCGTCGTGAGCGGTTGCCCGAGGCTCAGGTAGCCGAGGCCGACGTCGGCCAGCCGTACGAGGATCCGGTGCGCGGCCGGGGTGTGCGCCTCGCCCCCGCCGAAGAACTCCTCGGCCTGCGACACCGACATCGCCAGCACCTCGCTGATGTCACGCCCGCCGAGGCGGTACTCCAGCACCGAGGCCTGGAACCGCCTCCCCTCGCACTCCTCGCAGGGGCTCGCCACACCGGCCATCATCGCCAGGTCCGTGTAGACGACCCCGGCGCCGTTGCACGTCGGGCAGGCGCCCTCGGAGTTGGCGCTGAACAGCGCCGGCTTCACCCCGTTGGCCTTGGCGAACGCCTTGCGGATCGGATCGAGCAAGCCCGTGTACGTGGCCGGATTGCTGCGCCGCGAGCCGCGGATCGGCGTCTGGTCGACCGACACGACCCCCGCGTCGGCCGGGATCGAACCGTGCACGAGCGAACTCTTGCCGGAGCCGGCGACCCCGGTGACGACCGTCAGCACGCCGAGCGGGATGTCCACGTCGACGTCCCGCAGGTTGTTCGCCGTCGCACCCCGGATCTCCAGCGTGCCCGTGGCCTCGCGCACCGTGTCCTTGACGCGCGCCCGGTCGTCCAGATGGCGGCCGGTCAGGGTGCCGCCGGTCCGCAGCCCCTCGACGGTGCCCTCGAAACAGACCGTGCCGCCCGCCTGACCCGCGCCGGGGCCCAGGTCCACGACGTGGTCGGCGATCGCGATCATCTCCGGCTTGTGCTCCACCACGAGCACCGTGTTGCCCTTGTCGCGCAGCCGCAGCAGCAGGTCGTTCATCCGCCGGACGTCGTGCGGGTGCAGCCCCGACGTGGGCTCGTCGAAGACGTACGTGACGTCGGTCAGCGAGGAGCCGAGGTGGCGGATCATCTTGACGCGCTGCGCCTCACCGCCCGACAGCGTGCCCGCCGGCCGGTTCAGCGCGAGGTAGCCGAGACCGATCTCCACGAACGAGTCCAGGGTCCGGCCCAGCGCGGTCAGCAGCGGGGCCACCGACGGCTCCTTCAGGCCGCGCACCCACTCGGCCAGGTCGCTGATCTGCATCGCGCAGGCGTCGGCGATGCTGATCCGCTTGATCTTCGAGGACCGGGCTCCCTCGCTCAGCCGCGTGCCGTCGCACTCGGGGCAGGTGGTGAAGGTGACCGCCCGCTCCACGAACGCCCGGATGTGCGGCTGCATCGCCTCCTTGTCCTTGGACAGGAACGACTTCTGGATCTTGGGGATCAGCCCCTCGTAGGTCAGGTTGACCCCGTTGACCTTGACCTTCGTGGGCTCGCGGTAGAGGAAGTCCTGCATCTCCCGCTTGGTGTACTTCGCGATCGGCTTGTGCGGGTCCAGGAACCCGGACTCGGCGTAGATCCCCACGGTCCAGACGTTGTCCGACTTCCAGCCGGGGATGGTGAACGCGCCCTCGGCGATCGACTTCGAGTCGTCGTAGAGCTGGGTGAGGTCGATGTCGGAGACCGAGCCGCGGCCCTCGCAGCGCGGACACATGCCGCCCGTGCGGTTGAACGTCGCCTTCACCGTCTTCTTCGCGCCGCGCTCGACGGTGATCGCACCCGCCGCCCGCACCGACGGGACGTTGAAGGCGTACGCGCTCGGCGGGCCGATGTGCGGCTTGCCGAGCCGGCTGAAGAGGATGCGCAGCATCGCGTCGGCGTCGGTGGCGGTACCGACCGTGGAGCGCGGGTCGGCGCCCATCCGCTGCTGGTCGACGATGATCGCGGTGGTCAGCCCGTCGAGGACGTCGACCTCGGGCCGGGCCAGGGTGGGCATGAAGCCCTGCACGAAGGCGCTGTAGGTCTCGTTGATCAGCCGCTGCGACTCGGCCGCGATCGTGTCGAACACCAGCGAGCTCTTGCCCGAGCCGGAAACGCCGGTGAACACCGTCAGCCGGCGCTTGGGGATCTCGATGCTGATGTCCTTGAGGTTGTTCTCACGAGCACCGTGTACGCGGATCAGTCCGTGGCTGTCGGCGGCGTGCGGCGCGGGCGAGCGGGTGTCCGTCCTCGT
Coding sequences:
- a CDS encoding ABC transporter substrate-binding protein, with the translated sequence MITTVFTALALFAATGCAGDGSSDADGKTKAKATATSATTYPFTLKNCGTDVTYKAAPKKAVTLNQTAAEILIHLGVGDRIAGTGYEIEKTPDAIGAQYKKIPLLSPRGQEIKHEKLLEAQPDFVYGSFASMFTAEQSGDRKQLHDLGVPTYLTEFDCSFHESVANANFDMLFEEYRRLGRIMGVPAAGEKLATEQRAVVDKALSTVKKRDTPLKVMWFYSTYEGTPWAAGPGGLPQHISELAGVQNIFADAKTKWAEVSWDAVAARNPDVIILADLTRGEPNDTAKEKIDLLKKDPLTSKLAAVQGDRFISLPGSHMDPGYGSASVVPALVDGLNKLG
- a CDS encoding ABC transporter ATP-binding protein, which encodes MGRITTTRLSWSVKGHRLLDTIDMAAPDGKIVGLLGPNGSGKSTLLRLLAGLRRPDTGTIHYDDTRLDDLSRRVVARRLAVVEQDVSAHHHVSVRQVVELGRTPFRGRFDAMTEHDRRVVDAALERTDITDRQHRSWHSLSGGEKQRAQLARALAQEPREILLDEPTNHLDIRHQLELLDLLTSLDVTCVVALHDLNLAARYCDHIVVLDHGQVAAAGAPEAVLTPDLIKAVYGVNVLIDREHTTDTLRITYLAATATRTTAGQAMRLDPQ
- a CDS encoding ornithine cyclodeaminase, yielding MSQTYAPPGQLWILPQSEQEGLDVDHRQVIEVVEQAYRALREGGSNNPVKTIIDDPEHRSLSYSMVARDGGSGTVCFKAVYEFDPRRTRDAYRFHSFVFLVDDTTGAPIALMDVVKLGPLRSSATTALFARAACPDARTALVVGTGVQGQMALPMLVAAMPKLERLQVFGTYPEGLRAVQDSVEGREVEIVKDLREAAGEADIVIGAAGLSVTEEVRREWMKPGSVAVLLGYGVHADVCHGADYRIATDTAQMHATCEDLRGEDGSLPSVDAQLPDVLLGRVPARRHPDDVVFAYNSGMAVTDAALGRYIADLALASGRGDKVNFW
- the hisC gene encoding histidinol-phosphate transaminase encodes the protein MNPVLTPATSASLIRGEVAGLPSYDPGADPDRVAALSGARRVIKLSNSESPYGISPAVTEAVRRYLAGGVSRYPDPTGRRLTEAIGRSLDVPAERVVLGNGSENILELLCQAVLDPGDLVVTQAPGFSLHEIFPRVMGARVEKVPVTDGFGFDATAWRDALAAGPKLVFLANPCNPTGAMLSAGQLEQVLAGTPESALLVLDEAYGEFARPNPEYPDGLEALRALDRPWIVLRTFSKAYGLAGLRVGYGIASDTALIQALDRVRTPYNVNQPAQVAAVAALGDQAHLADTVRRTGREIARIADRLRGAGLRVVPSSTNFLFIDTGRRSDRVAQELHRAGIIVKAWREPGYENHIRASLSTPEENDLFVTCLTEICAKGKS
- a CDS encoding iron chelate uptake ABC transporter family permease subunit, which gives rise to MMNSSHSTAARTGNPITTREKVPVRRRRAPTAALYFLAAAGLLVSVVAASLFGSADIRPLDVVSTILRHVGLGGVAPTAPLPGLLDALIWESRFPRVLLAAAVGMALAVSGAVLQAVTRNPLADPYLLGVSSGASTGAVAVLLLGIGGSVSLSTGAFVGGLVSFGLLLVLLGGGRVASPSRVVLTGVLVSQFFAAVTSVILMVSGDANSTRGFTYWLLGTLGGARWEGVTGTVLIILIGVVAVQFFAPALDAFTFGWDSAAALGINVTAARVWLMVLTSVITAAAVAASGAIGFIGLLVPHAVRILAGPAHRSLLPLSAIVGAVFLIWVDVFARTAFSPHELPAGVITALLGAPAFALVLKRLES
- a CDS encoding excinuclease ABC subunit UvrA, with protein sequence MATRTDTRSPAPHAADSHGLIRVHGARENNLKDISIEIPKRRLTVFTGVSGSGKSSLVFDTIAAESQRLINETYSAFVQGFMPTLARPEVDVLDGLTTAIIVDQQRMGADPRSTVGTATDADAMLRILFSRLGKPHIGPPSAYAFNVPSVRAAGAITVERGAKKTVKATFNRTGGMCPRCEGRGSVSDIDLTQLYDDSKSIAEGAFTIPGWKSDNVWTVGIYAESGFLDPHKPIAKYTKREMQDFLYREPTKVKVNGVNLTYEGLIPKIQKSFLSKDKEAMQPHIRAFVERAVTFTTCPECDGTRLSEGARSSKIKRISIADACAMQISDLAEWVRGLKEPSVAPLLTALGRTLDSFVEIGLGYLALNRPAGTLSGGEAQRVKMIRHLGSSLTDVTYVFDEPTSGLHPHDVRRMNDLLLRLRDKGNTVLVVEHKPEMIAIADHVVDLGPGAGQAGGTVCFEGTVEGLRTGGTLTGRHLDDRARVKDTVREATGTLEIRGATANNLRDVDVDIPLGVLTVVTGVAGSGKSSLVHGSIPADAGVVSVDQTPIRGSRRSNPATYTGLLDPIRKAFAKANGVKPALFSANSEGACPTCNGAGVVYTDLAMMAGVASPCEECEGRRFQASVLEYRLGGRDISEVLAMSVSQAEEFFGGGEAHTPAAHRILVRLADVGLGYLSLGQPLTTLSGGERQRLKLATHMGEKGGVYVLDEPTTGLHLADVEHLLALLDRLVDSGKSVIVVEHHQAVMAHADWIIDLGPGAGHDGGQIVFEGTPAELVAARSTLTGEHLAEYVGSRTGPADAAAVVSGGVG
- a CDS encoding MATE family efflux transporter, producing the protein MSTDTTDTTDSAGATDRAGTTGTGAAWWVTNSRALLKLAFPLILTNFAYVALTTVDIVMLGRLGAVEIAAAGLAIALFNQLRTTGTGLVTGVSNLVAEARVREDRERIGAVLFAGLFWATVCGVLFCAALLLVGPLLVLLGQDPTVVDKAGEFLMVMAPGMLPCLWFQALRHFTTGLKRPGPLLAITLASVGVTIALNYVLIYGAFGLPAFGFVGVAIATVTVFLLSFLAFIAVILRDDVLRPYLTSPDARRWNGDAVRSVWRLGLPISGTYASEAGFFSVLTLIIGSLGAHALAAQTVLNQIVYIVFMISAGLSHAASIHISEADGRDDYVTARRMGLLGTAWGVIATLVVAVVYLVIPNPIVSLFISAEHAGNADIIALTVTGLLIAALMQVFDATQNIGNGILRGIGDTAGPFRISLVGYWLIGLPAGYLLGVTADQGVEGVWIGQTIGLAATAAILLVAFLRRVGRLHRASAGAPVPESEPS
- a CDS encoding cysteine synthase family protein: MIKSKVSELIGRTPLLELKVPDGSATVLLKMEQYNPTGTAKIRMARNMVDEAEAAGRLTPGGWLVESTSGNTGLGLALIAAERGYKFTAVVDNHSSTDKLRGMLAYGADILNVAGDEEGLATAERDTVAERLAAEHGAYWTAQHRNEGNPNGYRPLARELHDDLGDGIHYLYGAVGTGGSLCGTGRVLRERIPDLKIIGVEPVGSVVFGGKGAPYHQSGTGTPEGSEIGGVVDYDLFDEGVKVSDSEAFETCRYLARNFGVLIGGSAGGVVYKALERAQSAGPDATIVVLVCDGGDKYLDTVFNDDWMAEHGLHDEQVVHRLAAMLR